Proteins encoded within one genomic window of Bacilli bacterium PM5-9:
- a CDS encoding DNA mismatch repair protein MutS (product_source=KO:K03555; cath_funfam=1.10.1420.10,3.30.420.110,3.40.1170.10,3.40.50.300; cog=COG0249; ko=KO:K03555; pfam=PF00488,PF01624,PF05188,PF05190,PF05192; smart=SM00533,SM00534; superfamily=48334,52540,53150,55271; tigrfam=TIGR01070): MEYSKLTPMMQQYMKVKDKYQDTILLYRLGDFYEMFFDDAITASKVLEIALTGRNAGLEERVPMCGVPFHSCEPYIKKLIDNGYKVAICEQLEEPKAGKKIVKRDVVKIITPGTALILDNNDYNYIMFIDNSKPNYYYLSLCDLSTGKLKALTITKDKTKLYNEIKNYNIKEVVVDDKFDTSLFNELIKSYKLVISFTNHNNDYKNVIIDSIELDYQDAFRNLLFYIETMQMEKLDYFMEVEYLTNDNMKLDFSSKFNLELTSTIKNNDKYGTLFWYLDKTKTAMGSRLLKEYIENPLVNKEIIIKRQEFVKAMLDNFIETELITNDLKEVYDIARIAAKIGAKTVNPKELLWLNNSLKKAQSIVSKLSQINNEIINNYVISLDLVSELEEMISHTICIEILDGDNERIINNDVDDLLDQYRETLNDSTTWLVNFETRQKELTKIKNLKVKYNKVFGYYIEVSNGNKHLVKDEYGYIRKQTLTNAERYINNELKEQESLILNAQENVTKLEQEIYLNFKQTIHQYTERLQKLAKDLAYLDVICSFAKISGQYGFSCPTFNDESIIEINESFHPIIKAIDNDNDFINNDFNIDKDTNVLLITGPNMGGKSTYMRQLALIVIMAQIGCFVPASKANLMIFDQIFTRIGASDDLVKGQSTFMVEMLEASNAILNATENSLIIFDEIGRGTATYDGMAIACAMLEYLSSQKEAKLLFSTHYHELVDLEKTNPKIKNYHASVLEKENEITFTYKIKEGSIDKSYGIHVAKLTNLPEAIIKRSYQLLASFEQEHITEINTAQYIEVETNKYENVVKMIKDIDVNELSPVNALLMLETLQKKVNEQDE; encoded by the coding sequence TTGGAATATAGTAAATTAACGCCAATGATGCAACAATATATGAAAGTAAAAGACAAATATCAAGATACAATTTTATTATATCGTTTAGGTGATTTTTATGAAATGTTTTTTGATGATGCAATTACAGCTTCTAAAGTTTTAGAAATTGCACTAACAGGTCGAAATGCAGGTTTAGAAGAAAGAGTTCCCATGTGTGGAGTTCCTTTTCATTCATGTGAACCATATATAAAAAAGCTAATTGATAATGGTTATAAAGTAGCAATCTGCGAACAATTAGAAGAACCAAAGGCTGGTAAGAAAATAGTAAAAAGAGATGTTGTTAAAATAATAACTCCAGGTACAGCTCTAATTCTTGATAATAATGATTATAACTATATTATGTTTATTGATAATTCTAAGCCTAATTATTATTACTTATCTTTATGTGATTTGAGCACTGGCAAATTAAAAGCATTGACAATCACCAAAGATAAAACAAAGTTATATAATGAAATTAAAAACTACAATATTAAAGAAGTTGTTGTTGATGATAAATTTGATACAAGTTTATTTAATGAATTGATTAAAAGTTATAAATTAGTTATCTCATTTACAAATCACAATAATGATTATAAAAATGTAATTATTGATAGTATAGAATTAGATTACCAAGATGCTTTTAGGAATTTACTATTCTATATTGAAACAATGCAAATGGAGAAACTTGATTATTTTATGGAAGTAGAATATTTAACTAATGATAATATGAAGTTAGATTTTTCTAGTAAATTTAATTTAGAGTTAACTTCAACAATTAAAAATAATGATAAGTATGGTACTTTATTTTGGTATTTAGATAAAACTAAAACAGCAATGGGATCTCGTTTGCTTAAAGAATATATAGAAAATCCATTAGTAAATAAAGAAATAATAATTAAAAGACAAGAGTTTGTTAAGGCGATGCTTGATAATTTTATTGAAACAGAATTAATTACTAATGATTTAAAAGAAGTATATGATATAGCGAGAATTGCGGCAAAAATTGGAGCAAAAACAGTAAATCCAAAAGAATTACTATGGTTAAATAATTCATTAAAGAAGGCTCAATCAATTGTTAGTAAACTTAGCCAAATAAATAATGAAATAATTAATAACTATGTCATATCATTAGATTTAGTAAGCGAACTTGAAGAAATGATTAGTCATACTATTTGTATTGAAATATTAGATGGAGATAATGAAAGAATTATTAATAATGATGTTGATGATTTATTGGACCAATACCGTGAAACTTTAAATGATAGTACAACTTGGCTAGTAAACTTTGAAACTAGACAAAAAGAGTTAACAAAGATAAAAAACTTAAAAGTTAAATACAATAAAGTTTTTGGTTACTATATTGAAGTTAGTAATGGAAATAAACATTTAGTTAAAGATGAATATGGATATATTAGAAAGCAAACTTTAACAAATGCAGAAAGATATATTAATAATGAATTAAAAGAACAAGAATCACTTATTTTAAATGCTCAAGAAAATGTTACAAAATTAGAACAAGAAATCTACTTGAATTTCAAACAAACAATTCATCAATACACTGAAAGACTGCAAAAGCTAGCAAAAGATTTAGCATACTTAGATGTAATATGTAGTTTTGCGAAAATATCGGGGCAATATGGTTTTTCATGTCCAACTTTTAATGATGAATCAATAATTGAAATAAATGAATCTTTTCACCCGATTATTAAAGCAATTGATAATGACAATGATTTTATTAATAATGATTTTAATATAGACAAAGATACTAATGTCTTATTGATAACAGGTCCAAATATGGGTGGTAAATCAACATATATGAGACAGTTAGCTCTTATTGTAATTATGGCTCAAATTGGTTGTTTTGTTCCAGCAAGTAAAGCTAATTTAATGATATTTGATCAAATATTTACAAGAATAGGTGCTAGTGATGATTTAGTCAAAGGACAATCAACTTTTATGGTTGAAATGTTAGAAGCTAGTAATGCAATTTTAAATGCTACTGAAAATAGTTTAATTATTTTTGATGAAATTGGTCGCGGAACAGCAACTTATGATGGAATGGCAATAGCATGTGCTATGCTTGAATATTTAAGCTCACAAAAAGAAGCTAAATTATTATTTTCAACTCATTACCATGAATTAGTTGATTTAGAAAAAACTAATCCAAAAATAAAAAATTATCATGCTAGTGTTTTAGAAAAAGAAAATGAAATAACTTTTACATACAAAATAAAAGAAGGTAGTATTGATAAATCGTATGGTATTCATGTAGCTAAATTAACAAATCTTCCTGAAGCCATAATAAAAAGATCATATCAACTGTTAGCAAGTTTTGAACAAGAACATATAACAGAAATCAATACAGCACAGTATATTGAAGTTGAAACTAATAAATATGAGAATGT